The sequence TGCATACGGGGAAAAAGGGGGCGCAGGATCGGCCAGAAGAGGCGTTCAGGGCCTGGCAGGAAATCATCAAAGAAAATAAGAAACGCCGGGAAAGCAAGAGCAAGAAGGAGGAACCATTTGCCTCGCTCGTGGAGTTCCACTACGGCAAAGCCACCCTATGGAATCTCGACTGATGCGCCGTCTTTTGCCGCTTCCAACCCTCCTGCTGGCCGCCTGTAGTGCCAGTAACTCCGTTACTTATTTGAAGAAGGACTTTCATGTGGACCATCTTTCCCGGATCAAGGCCAACCTCGCCTTCACCTGCAAATACGAAAGCATTCCCGCACCCTCGGCGGACAGCGATGTGCTGTTCCAGTACGGTCGCTGGCTGGAAAAGAACAATGTGCTCAAGCAAGACCCGAACGTCGATATCGAGATCCAACGCCTATACCGCATTGCCAGCGAAAACGGCCATTTCAAGGCCAATATCAATCTCCAGAACGGCGCCATGAGCGGGCACTACAGGCTCAAAGGTGCTGAGCATCTGCGCATGAGCCAGCAACTGATAGATGCGAAGGTCGCCCGGGGTTATTTCTTCATCGGTTACTTTCTGCAACAAGGCTCGGTGGGACTACAGAAGGACCCTGGAATGGCCTTGCGCTACTTCCGTAAAGCCGCCGACGAGGGTAATGCCGAGGCTCAAGCATATGTGGGCGAAAAGTTGGCACCAGACGACGTTGCCCCAGATGTCGCACGACAGATGCGTCGCTGCGCTGCCGAACAGGGCCATGGCGAGGCCGCTGTCATGCTTTCGCTCTATCTCCGCGATGACAAGAAATTTGACGATGCAATCGAAGTTCTACAAATGGGAGTGGCAGGGGGGGATGAAACATCAGCGGGTTTATTAGAAAGCGCCTTTCGTAATCCACCACCTTCTGACGAGTTACATTACTTGGGGCAATCGGAAGACATTGAACGCGCTGGCCGCTACAAGAAAATCTGGAAAATTCTCGAGGGTTATTCCTACGCCCAACCCAAAGTCCCCGAGATCAACGAAATCGTCCCGCTACCGCCGGCCAAGCTGCCGCCGTGGGA is a genomic window of Pseudomonas knackmussii B13 containing:
- a CDS encoding SEL1-like repeat protein, whose translation is MRRLLPLPTLLLAACSASNSVTYLKKDFHVDHLSRIKANLAFTCKYESIPAPSADSDVLFQYGRWLEKNNVLKQDPNVDIEIQRLYRIASENGHFKANINLQNGAMSGHYRLKGAEHLRMSQQLIDAKVARGYFFIGYFLQQGSVGLQKDPGMALRYFRKAADEGNAEAQAYVGEKLAPDDVAPDVARQMRRCAAEQGHGEAAVMLSLYLRDDKKFDDAIEVLQMGVAGGDETSAGLLESAFRNPPPSDELHYLGQSEDIERAGRYKKIWKILEGYSYAQPKVPEINEIVPLPPAKLPPWDGKLKWVEERKANIQPPKPSESLIQELAKAKLLDPKTGRPTPGSPAFVRARSPEPICHSGESCPRSGYWQILGVDNYWSTVEGSTIRRFQQGERMPAVVIERRISRIWPLPDKVIKGSEYVRWVMLGEA